The Elgaria multicarinata webbii isolate HBS135686 ecotype San Diego chromosome 1, rElgMul1.1.pri, whole genome shotgun sequence genome includes the window GCACcagccctattcatttcaatgagaagtGCACAGGAGATGTTCCTGGTGGATTGAgcccaaattaaaaaataaaaagagaaacagCAACAAACAATTGCATGAGCTGTAGAAGGAGGGCTtttcatattatatatatataactcgTGACATTTTCTTACTtaatgaaagaaaacaaacagtaacagcagagaagaaaaaagaagaagctaaggGTCCATGATCAACAACATGCGAAAAGTTTAAACAAGAAAATGGTACAAAATAGAAGTTACCGTACATGTCCAGCATGCAGgattaatatttttaatgcagatttttcgtattttttttctatataaTCAAGCAGGCAATAAAACCTAGGAggtttctctctcgctctctttttgTTGCGTCTCCCCATATCTCTCTTCAATGGAAACGTCCCACCTGAattctctcactctcactctctcactctcactctcgcTTTCTCTCAAGGCAGGCAACATAAGAGGAGTCTGTATATACTGTCCTCTCTCCTTTTGCAGGTACGTCGTGcattcccctccctcttttcctttcttctttcgtTTTTTAAGAACTCCAAAGCAGATATTCTAGATGGCTTCTCCGGTGCCCATCCCTTTGTTTTGCAAAGTCCAGGTTAAAGTTCTACAAGCAAGCAACCGATTcgtataaaacatttttttaaaaaaaacaaaccacaaaccagtccttttcttcccctccccacctacctctctcccctccccactttctctctctctctctctctctctcgctaacTAAGATGAGAAGttgcaccccctccccctccaatctTCACAGCTAATCTAGAGTAAGACAAGACGCTCCAAAGATAGCACAGTCATGAATTACAGGCAACCCACCCATTCCCGGCCTCTCGGTtattcttccctctccctctctttctctttctctctgctcacGACGGATGGAAATGTCAGCGGATGGGAGAGGGGGacaagtgggggggggcgggcgggagggggggatctCGGCCGGTTGCTTTCGAAAGGACTCACATGAAGAACTCGGGAGAAGACGGGTTGTCACTGGTGGATCCGGCCTCTCGGAAGCCATTGCTGGCCAATTTCTCGCACTTGAGCTTGTAGGCGTCTCTTTCTCTGGCCAGCCGGGTCACTTCTTGCTTGAGCTGTTCCACCTGCTGGATGAGTTGGGTCTTCTCGTTCTCCAAGTGATGCTTCTGCTGGACCCGCTTGTACCTGCAAGACTGGGCATAGCCTCTGTTCTTCAAGGTCCGCCTCTTCTGTTTGAGGCGGATCACCTCGTCCTTGGTGAAGCCCCTCAGGTGCCGGTTAAGCTCTCGCACCGACATGGAGACCAGTTGGTCATCGGAGAACCTGTCCTCCACGCTGCTGGAAGAAGACgacgaggaggacgaggaggacgaCGAGGAGGGGTGAGGCTGATGCGTGTTCTGGAGCTGCTGGGAGGAGTTGGAGGCATTGGAAGGGGTCGGAGACGcctggtggtggtgagggtggtggtgatggtgggggtgCCCATTGCCGGACAGGTCTTCGTGGGTGACCCCTGCATATTGGTGGTGATGatgctgatggtggtggtgagggtgatggtgatggtgggcaGTGGCCCGGAAGCTCTCGAAGCTCTGGAGCTGCTGGGGCACCTGGTGGGCACCAATGAGGGCTTCCACTGCGTCCTCCGGGGTAAGGTTGAGCGCCTCGGGGTTCATCTGCTGGTAGCTGTTGGCCATCCAGTAGAGGTCCTCCAGGTGAGTCTTCTGCTCGGTGGGGCTGAAGCTGGGCGAGGAAGGCACCGAGCTGCACGGGGTGCTGATGGGGGTGGAGGACACCGAGCCCGCCGGCTGGAGGCGCGTGCAGTGCCTGCCCGTGCGGTCGGCTCTGCCCAGGGGCTCCTTCTTCACGTCGAACTTCATCAGGTCGAAGTCATTGACGTACTCCATGGCCAAAGGACTGGTGGGCAGCTCGGGGCCGATGCTCAGCTCGCCAGCCATTGTGCTGGGCTCGGGTGGGCGAAAGTCTCCTCTCTCGATGgagagaggaggcggcggcggaggaggaggaaggctcaCCGGCTCGCCCCCTCACTCCAGAGTCCCAGTCTTCCCAGGGCCAGCCAGCCCGAAGTAACTTTCTTCTTCGCCCAAGCAGCCGCAGCCAAGCCCCAGAGCGAGCGAGTCAGACGGCAGCCGCGACGCTCtgcttctcccccttctctctaaCGGGGGCGACGGCGATGCAACGGCGCAACAAACGAGCCCAAAAGaaatcgcgccgccgccgccgcttctcctcctgctgctgccagaaACCCGCTGGCACCAAAGAGAAAATGTATGTACTTTAAGGAAGAAAGACAATCCGGCGAAGCTGTCGTTGcgatttctcctccctcctgcgGGGGAATAGAGCtaggcaagcagcagcagcagcagcagcagcagcagcagcaggaccgGCTCTCTCGCTGGCTGGCTTTTGTTTGTAAGTCCGGCTTTTCTTTTGCCCACCGGCGCCCTCGGAGCAACTTTTCGCAGGCTTGCGCCGCTCGCCAGAAGGGCGGCTGACGGCTTGCAGTGGCAGAGTTTGGGATCGCGCTGGGAAGAGGGGAGGGCGGGAGGAAGCGAGgcggggaaggggaagaggaaggggggaagcGCGCACGCACGGAGCcaaccgcctccgcctcctccaccgccgccgccgcctcctctgcgAGGTCTGTGCTCGGCTCCCGCCGCAGCCTCCAGCGCGAGGATTGAACAGCTGTGATTCGCCGAACCTCCCCACTTTGCTCCTTATATCGTTTGCTCCGATGACACTCCGGGGGAAGGGGCGGCGCCGGCCGAGCGCTCAACCAACCGCTGCCCGGGCGCGGAGTTCCTGGGGGTTGCCGGGGGCGGGGCCCGAGCTTGGAAGAGGCTGACAGCTCCCAGCCGGTCAGCTGATTGGCAGCTGGGGAgaacggacggacggacggacggctggctggcaggctggcaggctggctggctggggcagcgACTCCCGAAGCCAGCCTGGTTGCACGGCCGTGGGTTCAGCTCCGCCGCCGTCTCCACTCCCCGGGCCTTGCAATGTACAGTCCCGGGCCCGATCTCTTCCCCACCCCGCCTCGAGGGCTGGGATGGTTTATGCGTTCTCCAACTCCCACCAACACCACACGCACACGCGCGCCGCCCCCATCATACCCAAAGAAACAGCCAAAGAATTCCACTGCAGCGACAAGAAAAGGGTTGCAACCTTGGTCTGGGACGGGTCGCTTGCCCAGCCAAGGACAGAGGG containing:
- the MAFB gene encoding transcription factor MafB isoform X1, which gives rise to MAGELSIGPELPTSPLAMEYVNDFDLMKFDVKKEPLGRADRTGRHCTRLQPAGSVSSTPISTPCSSVPSSPSFSPTEQKTHLEDLYWMANSYQQMNPEALNLTPEDAVEALIGAHQVPQQLQSFESFRATAHHHHHPHHHHQHHHHQYAGVTHEDLSGNGHPHHHHHPHHHQASPTPSNASNSSQQLQNTHQPHPSSSSSSSSSSSSSSSVEDRFSDDQLVSMSVRELNRHLRGFTKDEVIRLKQKRRTLKNRGYAQSCRYKRVQQKHHLENEKTQLIQQVEQLKQEVTRLARERDAYKLKCEKLASNGFREAGSTSDNPSSPEFFITLTWTLQNKGMGTGEAI
- the MAFB gene encoding transcription factor MafB isoform X2, encoding MAGELSIGPELPTSPLAMEYVNDFDLMKFDVKKEPLGRADRTGRHCTRLQPAGSVSSTPISTPCSSVPSSPSFSPTEQKTHLEDLYWMANSYQQMNPEALNLTPEDAVEALIGAHQVPQQLQSFESFRATAHHHHHPHHHHQHHHHQYAGVTHEDLSGNGHPHHHHHPHHHQASPTPSNASNSSQQLQNTHQPHPSSSSSSSSSSSSSSSVEDRFSDDQLVSMSVRELNRHLRGFTKDEVIRLKQKRRTLKNRGYAQSCRYKRVQQKHHLENEKTQLIQQVEQLKQEVTRLARERDAYKLKCEKLASNGFREAGSTSDNPSSPEFFIWENLPKAIQ